The Desulfosalsimonas propionicica genome has a segment encoding these proteins:
- a CDS encoding histidinol-phosphatase, whose amino-acid sequence MMDYHVHTRLCNHASGDMAQYVACAAGRGLSEIGFLEHLTLHEQGRHLSMTAMDIPLYYYAARRLQAAVNGQIRIRVGLEVDFTPELAAQAQEIAECFDFDMIGGSVHFIENRNLVSSRAGQNLDKQPRDALFDQYLDLLDQMADYPFIDIVCHLDVIRKFGVLPGENFYEKLDPILDKIAAKGKTVEVNTSGLHHPTARIYPDARILAKCREKNIAVCTGSDAHRPEQVGRDFDVAMAQLTDAGYTHVAAFDRKTRRQIPLARMTEGINTVSEIPKKPEE is encoded by the coding sequence ATGATGGATTATCACGTTCACACCCGGCTTTGCAACCATGCCAGCGGGGACATGGCCCAATACGTGGCCTGTGCCGCAGGCCGGGGGCTTTCGGAAATCGGCTTTCTGGAGCACCTGACCCTGCATGAGCAGGGCCGCCACCTGTCCATGACCGCCATGGACATTCCCCTTTATTACTATGCCGCACGCCGCCTGCAGGCAGCAGTAAACGGGCAGATCCGCATCCGGGTGGGCCTGGAGGTGGATTTCACCCCGGAGCTGGCCGCACAGGCACAGGAAATAGCAGAGTGCTTTGACTTTGACATGATCGGGGGATCCGTGCATTTTATTGAAAACCGCAACCTGGTCAGCTCACGGGCCGGCCAGAACCTGGACAAACAACCCAGGGATGCGCTTTTTGACCAATACCTGGACCTGCTGGATCAAATGGCGGACTACCCGTTTATCGACATTGTATGCCACCTGGACGTGATCCGGAAATTCGGCGTCCTGCCCGGAGAAAATTTTTACGAAAAACTCGATCCAATCCTGGACAAAATCGCTGCAAAGGGCAAAACCGTGGAGGTCAACACCAGCGGCCTGCATCATCCAACCGCCCGTATTTACCCGGACGCAAGAATTCTTGCCAAATGCCGGGAAAAAAACATTGCCGTGTGCACGGGCTCTGATGCCCACCGGCCCGAACAGGTGGGCCGGGACTTTGATGTAGCCATGGCACAGCTCACAGATGCCGGCTACACCCATGTAGCGGCATTTGACCGCAAAACCCGCCGGCAAATACCCCTGGCCCGGATGACCGAAGGTATCAACACTGTTTCTGAAATTCCGAAAAAACCCGAGGAATAA
- a CDS encoding PLDc N-terminal domain-containing protein, with translation MNLASIGTFLIISIPFFLLTVWALVDVSLKTFPGKGEKVLWWIIAITPFAGWLIYLVLGFRRGVKQNPTA, from the coding sequence ATGAACCTGGCATCAATCGGCACGTTTCTGATCATCAGCATCCCGTTTTTCCTGCTCACCGTGTGGGCGCTGGTGGATGTATCCTTAAAAACCTTTCCCGGCAAAGGCGAAAAAGTCCTGTGGTGGATCATTGCCATCACCCCGTTTGCGGGCTGGCTGATTTACCTGGTACTGGGCTTTCGCCGGGGTGTTAAACAAAACCCCACAGCATGA
- a CDS encoding class I SAM-dependent DNA methyltransferase, whose protein sequence is MKTAKDYFNKSADEWDKPRRVAMANNVSAAIRKNIPLSKTMTAMEFGCGTGLISMALAPEVKHVLAVDMSENMLAVLEKKIADNRVDNITPCQLDLTGGEVPGERFDLIFSSMVLHHVKDVDNLLGTFFKLLNPGGRLALADLDAEDGGFHGDIPDVFHQGFDRKELGRVLERKGFTDISVATAHVIKKESATTGKPAEFSVFLITAKKDTIS, encoded by the coding sequence ATGAAAACCGCAAAAGACTATTTCAACAAATCGGCAGATGAGTGGGACAAACCCCGGCGGGTCGCCATGGCAAACAATGTATCAGCGGCGATACGGAAAAATATCCCTCTTTCCAAAACCATGACGGCCATGGAATTCGGCTGCGGCACCGGGCTGATCAGCATGGCCCTGGCCCCGGAGGTGAAACATGTACTGGCCGTGGATATGTCCGAAAATATGCTGGCGGTGCTGGAAAAAAAGATTGCTGACAACCGGGTGGACAATATTACCCCTTGTCAGCTGGATCTGACCGGGGGAGAGGTGCCCGGGGAGCGGTTTGATCTGATCTTTTCGAGCATGGTCCTTCATCATGTAAAAGATGTGGACAATCTTCTGGGAACCTTTTTTAAGCTGCTAAACCCCGGCGGCCGGCTGGCCCTGGCAGATCTGGACGCGGAAGACGGCGGATTTCACGGAGATATCCCGGATGTATTTCATCAGGGGTTTGACCGCAAAGAACTGGGCCGGGTGCTGGAGAGAAAAGGTTTTACGGATATTTCCGTTGCAACGGCCCATGTCATAAAAAAAGAAAGTGCCACCACCGGCAAGCCGGCTGAATTTTCTGTATTTCTGATCACCGCAAAAAAAGATACAATCTCTTGA
- a CDS encoding universal stress protein — MTTEKSIDKILFALELSSLSKSVAEWVKVMGKQFNAEVHVLHVVPELDYWKVAYAISPRHLDDENKILNNAENQVESFCQKNLEALPGLKTKVVIGNPAEEIVNYIKDESISMAVMGTHAKSGLDRTLFGSVADRVLRLSPVPVFTVNPDPPEN; from the coding sequence ATGACAACTGAGAAATCCATAGATAAGATCTTGTTTGCACTGGAGCTTTCTTCCCTTTCCAAAAGTGTTGCCGAATGGGTAAAGGTGATGGGAAAACAATTCAATGCCGAAGTGCATGTGCTGCATGTAGTACCCGAGCTTGACTACTGGAAAGTCGCCTATGCCATATCCCCGAGGCATCTGGATGATGAAAACAAAATCCTGAATAATGCAGAAAACCAGGTAGAATCCTTCTGCCAGAAAAACCTCGAGGCTCTGCCCGGGCTCAAAACCAAGGTCGTGATCGGCAACCCCGCAGAAGAGATCGTCAATTATATCAAAGATGAATCCATTTCCATGGCGGTGATGGGCACCCACGCCAAAAGTGGTCTGGACCGGACACTCTTTGGTTCTGTTGCAGACCGCGTTCTCCGATTGTCCCCGGTGCCCGTATTCACAGTCAACCCGGACCCCCCGGAAAACTAA